One window of the Legionellales bacterium genome contains the following:
- a CDS encoding TIGR00266 family protein, which produces MMHCQEIDYSIQGHDFQYVEIELDAGETVIAEAGSMMYMEDGVSYEAKLGDGSNPKSGILDNLWGAGKRWLAGDTLFLTHFTNQAQTKKKVVFAAPYPGAIIPLNLKEHNENIICQKSAFLCAARGTQITVTLTKKFGAGLFGGEGFILQKIMGDGLAFIAAGGAIVKKQLNNETLKVDAGCIVGFESQIDYDIARAGNLKSMIFGGEGLFLATLSGTGTAWLQSMPFSRLCDRIIASAPAEGGKSVGEGSILGNLFKN; this is translated from the coding sequence ATGATGCACTGCCAAGAAATCGACTACTCAATCCAAGGTCATGATTTTCAATATGTTGAAATTGAATTGGATGCTGGAGAAACCGTAATTGCAGAAGCGGGTTCCATGATGTATATGGAAGACGGGGTTTCCTACGAAGCAAAATTAGGCGATGGCTCTAACCCAAAGTCAGGGATTTTAGATAATTTGTGGGGAGCGGGGAAGCGTTGGCTGGCAGGCGATACTCTTTTCTTAACTCATTTTACCAACCAAGCGCAAACTAAGAAAAAAGTAGTGTTTGCGGCACCTTACCCGGGTGCGATTATTCCGCTTAATCTTAAAGAACATAATGAGAATATTATTTGCCAAAAATCGGCTTTTCTATGTGCCGCGAGGGGTACGCAAATTACGGTTACGCTGACTAAAAAATTCGGTGCCGGATTATTTGGCGGGGAAGGATTTATTTTACAAAAAATTATGGGTGACGGTTTGGCCTTTATCGCCGCAGGGGGAGCGATTGTAAAAAAACAATTAAATAATGAAACCTTAAAAGTCGATGCGGGTTGTATTGTTGGCTTTGAGTCACAAATTGATTACGATATTGCACGCGCTGGTAATTTAAAATCGATGATTTTTGGCGGCGAAGGATTATTTTTAGCAACCTTAAGTGGCACTGGCACCGCCTGGTTACAATCAATGCCATTTTCGCGTTTGTGTGATCGCATTATTGCGAGCGCGCCTGCGGAAGGTGGAAAATCGGTAGGCGAAGGGTCAATTTTAGGAAATTTATTTAAAAATTAG
- a CDS encoding AsmA family protein, which translates to MKTILKLLGITLTLIVVLFITAAVLVYHYINADQIKKFLSDQIYARTGRHLTIQGKMDWSFFPWLGIKIPQVDLENAKNFAPANFAAIKEVDVKFKLLPLFTGKIAIGNIKIIGLQLNLAKNAQGITNWDDILNYLPTRNPRGNTAALSSTNQSSSSKTISLSAIAAKYPVNIAGIDIQDAAVTWNDQSQHKTLQINHFNFKSSDIAFNQSIPVALDLDLLSSNPSINGHMRLSSTINLNTVSNRITANNVSLDTKLNSKLFTSGNFTGEITGDALIDFNQQTLQINPLTLQTSHANADFTVQGTDILNQFKLQGTFNLHDMNIREVFNDIGQRISLVNSSALTHANATGQYYADRASISINKLQAKVDDTSITGELRVNLQKPLNYVVNLTADQLDLDQYSLKTASGVKNNATPTISPTVSSRASSSEVLPINLLRQLNGKINLAIAKLMVNKKLLNDLQMNVSANQGLITVNNSRAKLYQGQYQGTGSLDVRSAQPQLAFKGDLADLNIQDFLQFKKNSLGVKSISGKGQAQWNLTATGNNQNAWLNSLTGTMRIRFDNGQINGIDLGYQLSHVINEVFAKINKTSPVKAQDNTGNTRFVDIILNNQFNQGIANSQFNLDGPILNLNAKGDVNLPLQRFVNMRVIAHLNSEQHGGQGYKQIAQIPLAFDVNGAFLSPRVQPDMNYMVQVALKLYEQKLIDKTKNNITQKVDQLIQKKLGGGDNQKLNNLLKNF; encoded by the coding sequence ATGAAAACAATATTGAAGTTATTAGGCATTACCTTAACACTGATTGTTGTGTTATTTATTACCGCAGCCGTGTTGGTTTACCACTACATCAATGCTGATCAGATTAAAAAATTTTTAAGCGATCAAATTTATGCGCGCACAGGGCGTCATTTAACGATTCAAGGAAAAATGGATTGGTCATTTTTTCCGTGGCTTGGCATTAAAATCCCACAAGTTGATTTAGAAAATGCCAAAAATTTTGCTCCTGCTAATTTTGCTGCAATCAAAGAAGTGGATGTTAAATTTAAATTGCTACCCTTATTTACTGGGAAAATTGCAATAGGTAATATTAAAATCATTGGATTGCAATTAAATTTAGCGAAAAATGCCCAGGGCATCACCAATTGGGATGATATTCTCAACTATCTGCCAACTCGCAATCCACGTGGTAATACCGCCGCGTTATCTTCAACAAATCAAAGTTCATCGTCTAAAACTATTTCTTTATCCGCAATTGCGGCAAAATATCCAGTTAACATTGCCGGTATTGATATTCAAGATGCGGCAGTCACTTGGAATGATCAATCGCAACATAAAACGCTGCAAATTAATCATTTTAATTTTAAAAGTAGTGATATCGCTTTTAACCAGAGTATTCCAGTAGCGCTCGATTTAGATCTGCTTAGTAGTAATCCTAGCATAAATGGCCATATGCGTTTGAGCAGTACGATTAATTTAAATACCGTGAGCAACCGAATCACTGCAAATAATGTTAGCCTAGATACAAAATTAAATAGCAAACTGTTTACTAGCGGGAATTTTACTGGGGAAATTACCGGAGATGCTTTGATTGATTTTAATCAGCAAACGCTACAAATCAACCCACTCACTCTACAAACTTCTCATGCTAATGCAGATTTTACCGTGCAAGGCACAGATATTTTAAATCAATTTAAACTTCAGGGTACTTTTAATCTTCATGATATGAATATCCGCGAAGTGTTCAATGATATAGGACAAAGAATTTCTTTGGTTAATAGTAGTGCATTAACTCATGCCAATGCTACGGGACAGTATTACGCTGATCGCGCAAGTATTAGCATTAATAAATTACAAGCAAAAGTTGATGACACTTCGATAACAGGGGAGCTGCGCGTTAACTTACAAAAACCGTTAAATTATGTAGTTAATTTAACAGCTGATCAATTGGATCTGGATCAGTACTCATTAAAAACAGCTAGCGGGGTGAAAAATAATGCTACCCCAACAATTTCACCAACGGTATCCTCACGCGCTAGTTCATCAGAAGTGTTACCCATTAATTTGCTTCGTCAACTCAACGGGAAAATTAATCTTGCTATTGCAAAATTAATGGTAAATAAAAAATTACTTAATGATTTACAGATGAATGTAAGTGCCAATCAAGGCTTAATTACCGTAAATAATAGTCGAGCTAAGCTTTATCAAGGACAATATCAAGGCACAGGCTCTCTTGATGTGCGAAGCGCACAACCCCAATTAGCATTTAAAGGAGATTTAGCCGATCTCAATATCCAAGACTTTTTACAGTTCAAGAAAAATTCCTTAGGCGTAAAAAGTATTAGTGGTAAAGGTCAAGCACAGTGGAATTTAACCGCCACAGGGAATAATCAAAATGCCTGGCTAAATTCGTTGACGGGTACAATGCGTATTCGTTTTGATAATGGACAAATCAATGGCATCGATTTAGGTTATCAACTGAGTCATGTTATCAATGAAGTATTTGCTAAAATCAATAAAACTTCACCGGTAAAAGCTCAAGATAATACCGGCAATACTCGCTTTGTCGATATCATCTTAAATAATCAATTTAATCAGGGTATTGCTAATAGCCAATTTAATTTAGATGGCCCTATACTGAATTTAAATGCCAAGGGTGATGTCAATTTGCCGTTGCAACGTTTTGTTAATATGCGGGTGATTGCACATTTAAATTCTGAGCAACATGGTGGCCAAGGGTATAAACAAATTGCGCAAATTCCACTGGCGTTTGATGTGAATGGTGCATTTTTAAGTCCGCGTGTGCAACCTGATATGAATTATATGGTGCAAGTTGCTTTGAAACTCTACGAGCAAAAATTAATAGATAAAACCAAAAATAATATCACGCAAAAAGTGGATCAATTGATTCAGAAAAAGCTCGGTGGTGGTGATAATCAAAAATTAAATAATTTATTAAAAAACTTTTGA
- the mutY gene encoding A/G-specific adenine glycosylase, which translates to MEGFSFRGEVLNWYEHFGRKELPWQIKPNAYRVWLSEIMLQQTQVATVIPYFERFTQRFSTVNHLAAANLDEVLHLWTGLGYYARARNLHRTANIIAEDYQGEFPQELSQLMALPGIGRSTAGAILSLAFAKPAAILDGNVKRLLARFHGIAGWPGESRVAEQLWQLAESHVRDNKPREFTQALMDMGALICTRTQPKCEQCPLQQQCVANLTQAIADYPGKKIQKIKPTRHSHFIILQSQDEILLQQRPSLGLWGGLWCFPEYQEPDTIIDYCQQRFSVKIHQHNILPKFTHTFSHFHLQIIPHHFTVTKKINKVQEFDEEKWYYMNALPAIGLAKPIKQLIENIKHPEVLT; encoded by the coding sequence ATGGAAGGTTTTAGTTTTCGTGGTGAAGTGCTCAATTGGTACGAACACTTTGGTCGTAAAGAGTTGCCCTGGCAAATTAAACCAAATGCGTATCGAGTGTGGTTGTCGGAAATTATGTTGCAACAAACACAAGTGGCAACGGTGATCCCATATTTTGAGCGCTTCACTCAACGTTTTAGCACCGTTAATCATTTAGCCGCAGCGAATTTAGACGAAGTGTTACATCTATGGACGGGTTTAGGTTATTACGCGCGCGCACGAAACTTACATCGCACGGCTAACATTATTGCAGAAGATTACCAGGGTGAATTTCCTCAAGAATTAAGCCAGTTAATGGCATTACCTGGCATTGGTCGCTCGACTGCGGGTGCTATTCTTTCTTTGGCATTTGCTAAACCCGCCGCGATTTTAGATGGCAATGTCAAACGCTTATTAGCACGATTTCATGGTATCGCCGGGTGGCCTGGGGAATCGCGAGTGGCTGAACAACTGTGGCAGCTTGCAGAATCTCATGTTCGCGACAATAAACCACGAGAATTTACTCAGGCTTTAATGGATATGGGGGCGCTCATTTGCACTCGCACTCAACCCAAATGCGAGCAATGCCCTTTGCAACAGCAGTGTGTTGCTAATCTAACCCAAGCCATCGCAGATTACCCAGGCAAGAAAATTCAAAAAATTAAACCAACACGCCACAGTCATTTTATTATTTTACAATCACAAGATGAAATTCTTTTACAACAACGCCCAAGCTTGGGATTATGGGGAGGGTTGTGGTGTTTTCCAGAATATCAAGAGCCCGACACTATCATCGACTATTGTCAGCAAAGATTTTCGGTAAAAATTCACCAGCATAATATATTACCCAAATTCACTCATACTTTTAGTCATTTTCATTTGCAGATTATTCCGCATCATTTTACAGTCACCAAAAAAATTAATAAGGTTCAAGAATTTGATGAGGAAAAATGGTACTACATGAATGCTTTGCCAGCTATTGGCCTAGCAAAACCCATTAAACAATTAATCGAAAACATTAAACATCCTGAGGTATTAACATGA
- a CDS encoding oxidative damage protection protein: protein MTRTVFCSKLQQELPGFERPPYPGAMGQKIYQSISKQAWQMWVAHQTMLINEYHLSTLDPKARQFLLEEMEKFLFGEGSAKPAGFVPRQEE from the coding sequence ATGACTCGAACCGTTTTTTGCAGCAAACTGCAACAAGAATTACCAGGCTTTGAACGTCCTCCTTATCCAGGTGCTATGGGGCAAAAAATTTATCAATCCATTTCCAAACAAGCGTGGCAAATGTGGGTAGCTCATCAAACGATGTTAATCAATGAATATCATTTATCAACGCTCGATCCCAAAGCACGCCAATTTTTATTAGAAGAAATGGAGAAATTTTTATTTGGCGAAGGAAGTGCGAAACCTGCGGGTTTTGTGCCACGCCAAGAGGAGTAA
- a CDS encoding MFS transporter, producing the protein MAFQFFLQSSIAPIFTVLLTDFHLQATQVAIISSAFFYTYVAMQIIVGLLLDHCNQRLLLSAACALLSVGCICFSMTNSFWLAVLSRMLMGFGASFAFVGMLTVVRDWFAVRYFALMISLAELLGLAVTVLGNFLFSYAVITIGWRAAMLGCGILAMIIVVILLLFLRPSPQNSLQNDLSFKQLWKNISCSFHNQQVWISGIYGGFMMSVVTVFIALWGIPFLQHVYHFSLIMSNVVVMLAMLGVGIGSPLYGWLSNYYRCKTLMIFGSIATFIFLSAFFYIPNLSLFELSILSFATGFSTATYLLAFTHVKRNVPEFTLGTAMGATNLLIMMMPILLQPLIGSIVVYYQSQGVALAYRHGLSILPTVIIIAGILGLALRDHPSFEGAVIGESSV; encoded by the coding sequence GTGGCATTTCAATTTTTTTTGCAAAGTTCAATAGCGCCAATTTTCACTGTATTGCTCACCGATTTTCATTTGCAAGCAACTCAAGTGGCTATTATTTCGTCTGCTTTTTTCTATACTTATGTCGCTATGCAAATTATTGTCGGTCTGTTATTAGATCATTGCAATCAACGTTTACTATTATCGGCAGCCTGTGCATTGTTAAGTGTGGGCTGTATTTGTTTTAGCATGACGAATTCTTTTTGGCTTGCCGTGCTAAGCCGGATGCTGATGGGATTCGGCGCGAGTTTTGCTTTTGTGGGCATGTTAACTGTGGTGCGTGATTGGTTTGCGGTGCGCTATTTTGCCTTAATGATTTCGCTAGCAGAACTATTAGGATTAGCCGTGACCGTGCTAGGTAATTTTTTATTTTCTTATGCTGTAATTACTATTGGTTGGCGAGCGGCGATGTTAGGTTGCGGTATTTTAGCGATGATAATTGTCGTTATTTTATTATTATTTTTACGCCCCTCGCCACAGAATTCTCTACAAAATGACTTATCGTTCAAACAACTTTGGAAAAATATTTCCTGTAGCTTTCATAACCAACAAGTTTGGATCAGTGGAATTTATGGTGGCTTCATGATGTCGGTAGTCACCGTTTTTATTGCTTTGTGGGGAATTCCATTTTTGCAACATGTTTATCATTTTTCATTAATTATGAGTAATGTTGTGGTGATGCTAGCGATGTTAGGAGTGGGAATTGGTTCGCCACTCTATGGTTGGTTAAGTAATTATTATCGCTGCAAAACACTGATGATTTTTGGTTCTATTGCCACCTTCATTTTTTTAAGTGCTTTTTTTTATATTCCAAATTTATCGCTGTTTGAACTGAGTATCTTATCGTTTGCTACGGGCTTTAGTACGGCAACTTATTTATTAGCCTTTACCCACGTGAAGCGCAACGTCCCTGAATTTACTTTAGGCACGGCTATGGGCGCTACTAATTTATTAATTATGATGATGCCAATTTTATTGCAACCGTTAATTGGATCTATCGTTGTGTACTATCAATCACAGGGCGTGGCCTTAGCCTATCGTCATGGCTTGAGCATCTTACCCACGGTGATTATCATCGCCGGGATCTTAGGCTTGGCACTTCGCGATCACCCATCCTTTGAAGGTGCGGTGATTGGTGAGAGCAGTGTATAA
- a CDS encoding carotenoid oxygenase family protein, producing MIKLIAQKFNGFLSLLLSFLPWILYSLVAGHSLLSKEIGIFTAIVITLILNFDKIRKKFILDCFGLLFFIALGLGIYYYPHAWWINHTGIVSNLAITTITLISLIIKIPFTLQYAKETTPEFLWKTEGFLKVNQVITRAWGGVFLLNSLLQCGVAMNWWNNSFSSIAEIILYLLVIRFTRSYPEYYRAQRYWAYRQHLKPLNTRFLKGNFSPITQESESHHLDVEGHIPPTLQGIYMRNGPNPQFEPFSYQYPFDGDAMIHAIYFQDGKVSYRNRFVLTPELAAERCYGGAIYASVMTPVKPDARLLNDHCDPQIKAGNFIHIIKLGNNYLALHESNPAYQLSRDLDTLGKWHPQNDPRIIPINAHTRKDPDTQSLYAINYNIDKPPYLTLYHFDNIGNLIEEINIEKNYPTMIHDFLMTKNYVIIIDSPVIFDIKLMAEKKNILQWRPELGTAIGLILRANLKKIPIWINTKSFFAFHYSNAFERDGRIEFIGAHTSPFPDSVENDSPTQLIKTTIDLSTYQVDFKDLGINDGEFMRINDHYQGKINRYLYMPISVNNSFSRLVKYDDETGAILSRDFSGYELSEPIFVPTLNSNTEDEGYIGFFAHHLASNKSYYYLLHANNFLEAPQAIIHLPHRVPNGLHGNFFHE from the coding sequence ATGATTAAACTTATTGCTCAAAAATTCAATGGTTTCTTAAGTCTATTGCTAAGTTTTTTACCGTGGATACTCTATAGCCTTGTGGCGGGCCACAGTTTATTATCAAAAGAAATTGGAATTTTTACTGCGATAGTCATCACCTTAATATTAAACTTCGATAAAATACGAAAAAAATTTATTCTTGATTGTTTCGGGTTGCTTTTTTTTATAGCGTTGGGTCTTGGCATTTATTATTATCCGCATGCCTGGTGGATTAATCACACTGGCATTGTCTCTAACCTTGCGATTACTACCATCACATTAATTTCATTAATCATAAAAATCCCTTTCACTTTACAATATGCCAAAGAAACTACACCAGAATTTTTATGGAAAACAGAAGGATTTTTAAAAGTTAATCAAGTTATTACCCGTGCGTGGGGCGGCGTATTTTTATTAAATAGTCTATTACAATGCGGTGTTGCAATGAACTGGTGGAATAATTCATTTTCGTCTATTGCAGAAATAATTCTCTATTTATTAGTAATCCGCTTTACTCGTAGTTACCCTGAATATTACCGCGCACAGCGATATTGGGCTTACCGTCAACACCTTAAGCCGCTGAATACCCGCTTTTTGAAAGGTAATTTTTCACCTATTACGCAAGAATCAGAAAGTCATCACCTTGACGTCGAGGGTCATATCCCTCCGACACTGCAAGGGATTTATATGCGAAATGGCCCCAATCCTCAGTTTGAACCCTTTAGCTATCAATATCCTTTTGATGGCGATGCTATGATCCATGCCATTTATTTTCAGGATGGCAAGGTTAGTTATCGCAATCGATTTGTGTTAACTCCAGAATTAGCAGCAGAACGCTGTTATGGCGGTGCGATTTATGCCAGCGTGATGACTCCCGTAAAACCGGATGCTAGATTATTAAATGATCACTGCGATCCACAAATTAAAGCGGGTAATTTTATTCATATCATAAAATTAGGAAATAATTATTTAGCATTACATGAATCTAATCCTGCCTATCAACTTTCTCGCGATTTAGACACTTTAGGGAAATGGCACCCGCAAAATGATCCGCGAATCATTCCTATCAATGCTCATACCCGTAAAGATCCTGACACGCAATCGCTGTATGCTATTAATTATAATATTGATAAACCTCCTTATTTAACCCTCTATCATTTTGATAACATAGGTAATTTAATTGAAGAAATAAATATTGAAAAAAATTATCCAACCATGATCCACGATTTTTTAATGACTAAAAATTATGTGATAATTATTGATTCGCCCGTGATTTTTGATATTAAGCTGATGGCTGAGAAAAAAAATATTTTACAGTGGCGGCCTGAATTGGGCACAGCAATAGGATTAATTCTACGGGCTAACCTTAAAAAAATACCCATATGGATAAACACTAAATCATTTTTTGCATTTCACTATTCAAATGCCTTTGAGCGAGATGGTCGGATTGAATTTATTGGCGCTCATACTTCACCATTTCCCGATAGCGTAGAAAATGATTCGCCAACACAATTAATTAAAACCACCATTGATTTATCAACTTATCAGGTTGACTTTAAAGATTTAGGTATTAATGATGGCGAATTTATGCGAATTAATGATCACTATCAAGGAAAAATAAATCGTTATCTGTATATGCCCATTTCCGTCAATAATTCATTTTCACGGCTGGTAAAATATGACGATGAAACCGGCGCAATCCTCTCTCGTGACTTTTCTGGCTATGAATTATCAGAGCCTATTTTTGTGCCAACATTAAATTCCAATACCGAAGATGAGGGTTATATTGGATTTTTTGCTCATCATCTTGCCAGTAATAAAAGTTATTATTATTTATTACATGCGAATAACTTTCTGGAAGCGCCGCAAGCTATCATTCATCTACCCCACCGCGTACCCAACGGTCTTCATGGAAATTTTTTTCATGAGTAA
- a CDS encoding PadR family transcriptional regulator — translation MARKNTTRYAILGVLSTKPKSAYQIQKVMRSSICHFWSESDGQIYPMLKKLTAEKLLDCHAEATPGGRVKKIYHLTKQGRDELKRWLKEDIHPEPPRIELLLKLYFSHNVSDKIAIQHLEKKQQAVAQALADYQDIEKNLLAKKLVTAEDRYAYLSLQFGIQHAEMLLNWCEFSVATIKKWKLS, via the coding sequence ATGGCAAGAAAAAACACCACACGTTACGCAATTTTAGGCGTGCTTAGCACCAAACCTAAATCCGCTTATCAAATTCAAAAGGTCATGCGTTCTAGCATTTGTCATTTTTGGTCGGAGAGTGATGGGCAAATTTATCCAATGTTGAAAAAACTCACCGCAGAAAAACTACTAGACTGTCATGCAGAAGCGACACCTGGCGGACGAGTAAAAAAAATTTATCACCTCACTAAGCAGGGACGCGATGAGTTAAAACGCTGGCTAAAAGAAGATATTCACCCAGAACCCCCACGCATTGAATTATTACTGAAATTATATTTTTCGCATAACGTCAGTGACAAGATAGCAATTCAGCATTTAGAGAAAAAACAACAAGCGGTCGCTCAAGCGCTCGCTGATTATCAAGACATTGAAAAAAACCTTTTAGCTAAAAAATTAGTCACCGCAGAAGATCGCTATGCGTATTTAAGCTTACAATTTGGCATCCAACACGCTGAGATGTTATTAAACTGGTGTGAATTTTCCGTCGCAACTATTAAAAAATGGAAATTATCATGA
- a CDS encoding efflux RND transporter periplasmic adaptor subunit, whose product MQIKQQKLMIIAIVVLIIFIVGYRVLREHQHKFNHQPQTKVIVTQVKLRDAPLIMKTQGTIEASRSVSIQPQVTGVIKKIGFTPGQSVTAGQLLFEIDSTTYQAALAKAQANLAKDQAQLQTYQKDEARYQKLLQKGFVSDQQYDQIKSQVDEQMSIIKLDEANIQQTQAELNYTKILAPIAGKTGNVMVKEGDLVNANSTNVLVTVNQLSPIFVNFYLPQSDLPLLMKYQQQQALSVEVYTGNKQQLLDKGTLTFIDNTVNSDSGTVLLKATMPNKNNLLWPGESVIAKLIFTVEKNQLAIPSQAVQVDQAGYFVYLIKNNQVKVKQVKILRQMGEWTYIREGLQAGDEVATVFPPNLQDNAKVIVSTQELTQEKP is encoded by the coding sequence ATGCAAATAAAGCAGCAGAAGCTAATGATTATTGCGATTGTCGTTCTGATTATTTTCATTGTTGGCTATCGCGTGTTACGCGAGCATCAGCATAAATTTAATCATCAGCCTCAGACCAAAGTGATTGTGACCCAGGTTAAATTACGAGATGCGCCTTTAATCATGAAAACGCAAGGGACGATTGAAGCTTCGCGCTCCGTTTCCATTCAACCGCAAGTGACGGGAGTGATTAAAAAAATTGGTTTTACTCCCGGTCAGAGCGTTACAGCAGGGCAATTGCTATTTGAAATTGATTCCACGACCTATCAAGCGGCCTTAGCCAAAGCACAGGCGAATCTTGCGAAAGATCAGGCGCAATTACAAACCTATCAAAAAGATGAAGCACGCTATCAGAAATTATTGCAAAAAGGCTTTGTCAGCGATCAGCAATACGATCAGATCAAAAGCCAAGTAGACGAACAAATGAGCATCATCAAACTTGATGAAGCTAATATCCAACAAACTCAAGCAGAATTGAACTATACCAAAATACTAGCACCGATTGCCGGAAAAACCGGCAATGTTATGGTTAAAGAAGGGGATTTAGTGAATGCTAATAGCACGAATGTTTTGGTGACGGTAAATCAGCTTTCGCCTATTTTTGTTAATTTTTATTTACCTCAAAGCGATTTACCCTTATTAATGAAATATCAGCAACAACAAGCATTAAGTGTCGAAGTGTATACAGGTAATAAACAACAATTATTAGATAAAGGAACCTTAACGTTTATTGATAATACGGTTAATAGTGATAGTGGCACAGTACTGTTAAAAGCGACAATGCCTAATAAAAATAATTTACTTTGGCCTGGGGAATCGGTGATTGCAAAATTAATTTTTACTGTAGAAAAAAATCAACTGGCCATTCCAAGCCAGGCCGTACAAGTGGATCAAGCAGGTTATTTTGTCTATTTAATCAAAAATAATCAGGTAAAAGTTAAACAAGTTAAAATATTGCGGCAAATGGGTGAGTGGACATATATTCGCGAGGGGTTGCAAGCAGGGGATGAGGTGGCAACGGTATTTCCGCCAAATTTACAAGATAATGCCAAGGTTATTGTCAGCACTCAGGAATTAACGCAGGAAAAACCATGA